From the genome of Spinacia oleracea cultivar Varoflay chromosome 2, BTI_SOV_V1, whole genome shotgun sequence, one region includes:
- the LOC110782153 gene encoding FAD synthetase 1, chloroplastic isoform X2, translated as MQRFLLQKDDDRELSSEGVSSVAGGIVALGKFDALHIGHRELVIQASKVGAPFLLSFVGMAEVLGWAPRSPIVAKCDRHRILSSWAPFCGNVPPKEFLIDFASVRHLTPQQFVEKLSKELGVRGVVTGENYRFGYKAAGDASQLVKLCDEYGIQAYIINSVMDKNQDMVDSTISDKKERGQVSSTRVRYALSKGDISYVSELLGRQHRVILSAEKKEEFVCSKNRFSAPKSCLLNLLPKDGVYENCSLIVGDGNQLPCRVLIDSTHIHLELDQKDFCVLDAVNNHHLLSIEFWS; from the exons GAGGAATAGTAGcattggggaagtttgatgccCTTCATATTGGTCATCGGGAACTTGTAATTCAAGCATCTAAAGTTGGAGCTCCATTTCTTTTGTCATTTGTTGGGATGGCGGAGGTGCTTGGTTGGGCACCTAG GTCTCCCATTGTTGCAAAATGTGACCGCCATCGGATTCTTTCTTCGTGGGCTCCATTTTGTGGTAATGTTCCTCCTAAGGAATTTCTGATTGACTTTGCAAGTGTTAGGCATCTCACTCCTCAGCAATTTGTGGAGAAGTTGTCTAAGGAGCTTGGTGTACGTGGAGTTGTGACAG GTGAAAATTACAGGTTTGGATATAAAGCAGCCGGTGACGCATCTCAACTAGTGAAGTTATGTGACGAGTATGGAATTCAGGCTTATATAATAAATTCTGTCATGGACAAAAATCAAGACATGGTTGATTCAACCATATCAGATAAGAAAGAAAGAGGACAAGTCTCATCTACACGTGTACGGTATGCTCTTAGCAAAGGAGACATAAGCTATGTTTCCGAGCTGTTGGGTCGTCAGCATCGCGTCATTTTATCAGCTGAAAAGAAAGAAGAGTTTGTTTGCTCTAAAAACCGTTTTTCTGCTCCAAAATCCTGTTTATTAAACCTACTACCTAAAGACGGCGTTTATGAGAACTGTTCACTTATAGTTGGTGACGGGAACCAGTTGCCGTGCAGGGTGCTTATTGATTCAACCCATATACACCTAGAATTAGATCAAAAGGATTTCTGTGTCCTTGATGCTGTTAACAATCATCATCTTTTGAGCATTGAATTCTGGAGCTGA
- the LOC110782152 gene encoding uncharacterized protein has translation MASFSGSFQRPLFTAAAVAVASVTTDLPNKLTSSKQSEPSVASETLALLSSHDSTPSSEFSWVSNISVSKLAGLSFVSRIQVPVPNINYRSIQNPSCGFSGNSVASSPVLIDLYQSAELAKRSNPKTYTYPSPSVPSEDLYRWHLPEPSAVDVGGKSDCSSAKSRTVVILLGWLGAKQKHLSKYAEWYTSKGFHVITFTFPMSEVLSYQVGGKAEKDVELLVNHLSDWLEEEHDKNLVFHTFSNTGWLTYGVALEKFQKQDPSLVGRIKGCIVDSAPVASPDPQVWASGFSAAFLKKQSVATKGLSISYDSANEGSVSRTVSELKPAVTETALLVLLEKFFKVVLNLPPVNRRLTDVMGLLSSRQPSCPQLYIYSSSDRVIPASSVESFIEQQRKSGHEVRACNFISTPHVDHFRNEPQLYTSQLTNFLEDCVLKCCKGSF, from the exons ATGGCTTCCTTCTCCGGAAGCTTTCAACGACCTCTATTCAcagctgctgctgttgctgtgGCATCTGTTACAACTGATCTTCCGAACAAGTTAACTAGTTCCAAACAATCTGAACCTTCTGTTGCCTCAGAAACATTAGCTTTACTGTCCTCCCATGACTCAACTCCAAGTTCAGAATTTTCATGGGTGTCTAACATTTCAGTCTCCAAGCTTGCTGGGTTGTCTTTTGTGAGCAGAATTCAGGTGCCAGTGCCTAATATTAACTACCGTTCAATACAAAATCCGAGCTGCGGTTTTTCTGGAAATTCAGTGGCATCATCTCCTGTTTTGATTGATCTTTACCAGTCTGCTGAGTTAGCCAAGAGATCAAACCCCAAAACATATACTTATCCTAGTCCAAGCGTGCCATCTGAGGATTTGTACAGGTGGCATTTACCCGAGCCTAGTGCTGTTGATGTTGGTGGCAAGTCAGATTGTTCTtctgcaaaatctaggacagtagtgattttgctgggATGGTTGGGAGCAAAGCAGAAGCATTTGAGTAAATATGCAGAATGGTACACTTCAAAGGGCTTCCATGTAATTACCTTCACTTTCCCAATGTCGGAGGTTCTCAGCTACCAAGTTGGTGGGAAAGCTGAGAAAGATGTGGAGTTGCTTGTAAACCATCTTTCTGACTGGCTAGAAGAGGAACATGACAAGAACCTTGTTTTCCACACTTTCAGTAACACGGGTTGGTTAAC ATATGGAGTTGCTCTAGAAAAGTTTCAGAAACAGGACCCTTCTTTAGTAGGCAGAATCAAAGGTTGTATCGTGGATTCGGCTCCAGTTGCATCCCCAGATCCTCAG GTATGGGCTTCAGGTTTTTCAGCtgcttttttgaaaaagcaAAGTGTAGCAACGAAGGGGCTGTCAATCTCATATGATTCAGCCAATGAAGGTTCTGTTTCAAGAACCGTTAGTGAGCTAAAACCTGCAGTAACTGAAACAGCTTTACTTGTACTGTTGGAGAAGTTCTTTAAAGTTGTATTAAACCTTCCTCCAGTGAATAG GAGACTAACAGACGTTATGGGACTGCTGTCGTCTAGGCAGCCAAGCTGTCCGCAATTATACATATACAGCTCTTCAGACAGGGTCATCCCTGCAAGTTCTGTCGAGTCATTTATAGAGCAGCAACGGAAATCTGGGCACGAGGTTAGAGCGTGCAACTTCATCTCCACACCTCATGTAGATCACTTCCGGAATGAGCCACAATTGTATACTTCTCAGCTTACCAATTTTTTAGAAGATTGTGTACTTAAATGTTGCAAAGGGTCTTTTTGA
- the LOC110782151 gene encoding uncharacterized protein translates to MAMSEERENRHTHKQSTVCINETLRDDELRSILAKIECDKDKEVFGLVCKRWLHLQSADRRKLCGRAGPHMLRRLACRFSQLHELDLSQSLSRSFGVTDSDLSVIATGFPCLRILLLCNCKGITDTGLAAIGSNLHSLQSLDVSHCRKVTDKGLSAVTLGCNDLRSLHLTGCRFVTDGTLKSLSENCHKLEELVLQGCTTITDSGLAILVTGCRQLKHLDLNKCTHVGDAGISTVSEACAGSLRTLKIRDCYKVGDDAISILAKVCKNIETLIIGGCRDITDESIKLLAFYCHYSLKNLRMDWCLSITDSSVCSILTNCRNLEALDVGCCEEVSDGAFGGLGRGDDYAVNLKVLKVNNCPKITVSGIAVILDSCKLMEYLDVRSCPHITKADLDEAGLQFSETCKVNFNGSLTEPNVFL, encoded by the exons ATGGCGAtgtcagaggagagagaaaatcgcCACACCCACAAACAATCCACAGTGTGCATAAACGAAACCCTAAGAGACGACGAGCTGAGATCAATACTGGCAAAGATAGAGTGCGACAAAGACAAAGAAGTGTTCGGCTTAGTGTGCAAGAGGTGGCTCCACCTTCAGAGCGCCGACCGGAGGAAGCTCTGCGGTCGCGCTGGGCCCCACATGCTCCGCCGCTTGGCTTGTCGTTTCTCACAACTCCATGAGCTTGATCTCTCGCAGTCTCTCTCCCGTTCTTTCGGTGTCACTGATTCTGATCTCTCTGTTATTGCTACTGGTTTTCCTTGTTTGCGCATTCTCCTTTTATGCAACTGTAAAG GTATTACAGATACAGGACTAGCGGCCATAGGAAGTAATCTTCATTCATTGCAATCTCTGGATGTATCGCATTGCAGAAAAGTGACAGACAAGGGATTATCTGCTGTAACCCTCGGCTGTAACGACCTAAGATCCTTGCACCTTACTGGTTGCAGATTTGTTACTGACGGTACACTCAAATCTCTCTCCGAAAACTGTCATAAATTAGAAGAGTTAGTACTACAAGGGTGCACAACCATAACCGACTCCGGACTTGCTATACTTGTAACTGGATGTAGACAGCTCAAGCATTTAGATCTGAACAAGTGCACCCATGTTGGAGATGCTGGCATCTCTACCGTCTCGGAAGCCTGTGCTGGTTCCCTTAGGACGCTCAAGATACGGGATTGCTACAAAGTTGGAGATGATGCGATATCCATTTTGGCTAAGGTTTGCAAGAATATAGAGACTCTGATTATTGGTGGTTGCAGGGACATAACTGACGAGTCAATAAAATTATTAGCTTTTTATTGTCATTACAGTCTTAAGAATTTGCGGATGGATTGGTGTTTAAGCATCACTGATTCTTCGGTGTGTAGCATTTTGACGAATTGCAGAAATTTAGAGGCGCTTGATGTTGGGTGTTGTGAAGAGGTGAGCGATGGTGCTTTTGGTGGATTAGGTAGAGGGGATGATTATGCAGTGAATCTGAAGGTGTTGAAGGTCAATAATTGTCCAAAGATCACGGTATCTGGAATAGCTGTAATACTAGATTCCTGCAAACTTATGGAATACCTTGATGTTCGTTCATGCCCGCATATTACAAAGGCTGATCTTGATGAGGCTGGACTTCAGTTTTCTGAAACCTGTAAGGTGAACTTTAATGGAAGCTTAACAGAACCAAACGTGTTTCTTTGA
- the LOC130467705 gene encoding protein TRACHEARY ELEMENT DIFFERENTIATION-RELATED 7A-like: MNNCISSSSPLINLLKKTIPLYTPAKLTKTPYNHLTIISTPLSSSSMSMSTTPPEFPSRRNPEIDPATPPEMPPIPKEPDEFNIIPPEPEIKPPIPPPDPTPNPPGPEIPHQPIPSPPGPDIFPPPEVPPRQPPDVVPPNAPEIFPPPSTPIPDIIPPMGPRVVL, translated from the coding sequence ATGAACAATTGCATTTCTTCATCATCACCTTTAATCAATCTTTTGAAGAAAACAATACCACTCTATACCCCCGCCAAACTAACCAAAACTCCTTACAACCACCTTACAATAATCTCAACCCCTCTATCTTCCTCGTCCATGTCCATGTCCACCACCCCGCCGGAGTTCCCTTCGAGGCGGAACCCCGAGATTGACCCGGCCACGCCGCCGGAGATGCCCCCGATTCCAAAAGAACCCGACGAGTTCAACATCATCCCGCCTGAACCGGAGATTAAACCGCCTATACCGCCACCTGACCCCACACCGAATCCGCCAGGACCAGAAATTCCACACCAGCCTATTCCGTCGCCTCCTGGACCTGATATATTCCCACCACCTGAGGTCCCACCGCGTCAGCCGCCTGATGTTGTTCCTCCTAACGCACCGGAGATATTCCCACCACCGTCAACACCGATACCTGACATAATCCCGCCAATGGGTCCAAGGGTTGTActctaa
- the LOC110782209 gene encoding probable serine/threonine-protein kinase WNK9, producing the protein MSSSSVLQVAERDPTRQYVRYNEMLGKGLQKRVYKGFDEVNGIEIAWSVVVLKDKILNSASNLYHMIAEANMMKLLDHKNIVKCYHFWIDYSNSKIHLITEPFSSETLNHYIVKHVPVNHTSTKNWCRQILNGLNYLHTHDPPIAHRDVKLMNIFVDGDSGTVKLGDFGFAKLIETGSSLQGRYGTKLFMAPEIYRGNYNEMVDIHSFGMCVILMVTRVIPYIECKNKDEFYAKIKGSVKQNVLNKVTDPQIKEFLDMCLAPASARSSAIELLNHPFLAVVSQVESSMSQVELSMSQVTRAQVDRLLQLNQKLMMSEELLDYNLGNLFSENPSDVEYDDDDEVGLAVCDDEHDPIPTHEILIEQSFPSLSFFEFMGDEDESEAENNGMLSCLGKLLSSVCSNL; encoded by the coding sequence ATGTCTTCGAGTAGTGTTTTACAGGTTGCAGAGAGAGACCCGACAAGGCAATACGTAAGGTACAACGAGATGTTAGGAAAAGGGCTTCAGAAAAGAGTTTACAAAGGATTTGATGAGGTAAATGGTATAGAAATTGCTTGGAGTGTGGTAGTTTTAAAAGACAAAATATTAAACTCTGCTTCAAATCTTTATCATATGATTGCAGAAGCTAATATGATGAAGTTGTTAGATCATAAAAACATAGTGAAATGCTATCATTTTTGGATTGATTATTCAAACAGTAAAATTCACTTAATTACTGAACCTTTTTCTTCAGAGACTTTGAATCACTACATCGTAAAACATGTTCCTGTAAATCACACATCAACCAAGAATTGGTGTAGACAGATTCTAAACGGGTTGAATTATCTTCACACTCATGATCCACCCATTGCTCATCGTGATGTTAAGTTAATGAACATCTTTGTTGATGGAGATTCTGGTACGGTTAAACTTGGTGATTTTGGTTTCGCAAAGTTGATTGAAACAGGGAGTAGTTTACAGGGTCGTTATGGTACAAAACTGTTCATGGCACCAGAAATTTACAGAGGAAATTATAATGAGATGGTTGATATACATTCTTTTGGGATGTGCGTAATATTGATGGTTACTCGAGTAATCCCTTACATAGAATGCAAAAACAAGGATGAGTTTTACGCAAAGATTAAGGGTAGTGTAAAGCAAAACGTACTAAACAAAGTGACAGATCCACAGATTAAGGAGTTTCTTGATATGTGTCTTGCTCCTGCATCTGCTAGATCGTCTGCAATTGAGCTTTTAAATCACCCGTTTCTTGCAGTTGTGAGTCAAGTTGAGTCGAGTATGAGTCAAGTCGAGTTAAGTATGAGTCAAGTCACGCGTGCTCAGGTGGATAGATTACTGCAGCTTAATCAGAAGTTGATGATGTCTGAGGAATTATTAGATTATAATCTTGGGAACTTATTTTCTGAGAACCCTTCTGATGTTgaatatgatgatgatgatgaggtggGTTTGGCAGTGTGTGATGATGAACATGATCCCATTCCCACACATGAGATATTGATTGAGCAAAGTTTTCCGTCACTATCTTTCTTTGAGTTCATGGGAGATGAAGATGAATCTGAGGCTGAGAATAATGGAATGCTGAGTTGCTTAGGGAAATTGCTGTCATCCGTTTGCAGCAACCTATAG
- the LOC110781980 gene encoding GEM-like protein 4 gives MNVSEAFKSRSIKSMIGDHLLRNGLLRLSYDQTRKTSTVKLLPGLSPSKVDGSLIISKQRKVESVFTMMNKLVKGKLSFVGGVDKIFKGIFSVREGEKLLRASHCCLYTTAGPIPGRLFISTEKLAFCSDKPIAKISSATAGEPLRFHYKIVIPIRKIERSNQNESMKKPSQKYLEIVTTDEFEFWFTGFRSYNKTFKCLQQVCSLPKLNLLTSS, from the exons atgaatgtttcCGAGGCGTTTAAATCGAGGAGTATTAAGAGTATGATTGGAGATCATCTTCTTCGGAATGGCTTGTTAAGATTAAGTTATGATCAAACTAGAAAAACATCCACCGTTAAACTATTGCCTGGACTTTCTCCAAGCAAAGTGGATGGATCTTTGATCATTTCAAAACAACGTAAAGTGGAATCAGTTTTTACCATGATGAACAAATTAG TAAAAGGAAAACTGAGTTTCGTTGGAGGGGTTgataaaatattcaaaggaatATTTAGTGTACGTGAAGGAGAGAAGTTGTTGAGGGCTTCTCATTGTTGCTTGTACACCACGGCAGGTCCCATACCCGGCCGCCTCTTCATCTCCACCGAGAAACTCGCCTTCTGCAGCGACAAGCCTATCGCGAAAATCTCCTCCGCTACTGCCGGAGAACCTCTTAGGTTCCATTACAAG ATAGTGATCCCAATAAGGAAGATAGAAAGATCGAACCAAAACGAGAGCATGAAAAAACCATCACAGAAGTATCTAGAAATTGTGACAACAGACGAGTTTGAGTTTTGGTTTACGGGATTCCGATCGTACAATAAAACATTCAAATGCCTTCAACAAGTTTGCAGTCTACCAAAACTTAACTTGTTGACTTCAAGCTAG
- the LOC110781978 gene encoding GEM-like protein 4: MNASEAFNSRGMKSMLGDNLLRNGMLSKLSYDQTRKTSTIKLLPAPSSSTAQVDGSSSLITTKQRKIESVFATMNKLVKGKLSLVGRFEKVFRRIFSVREGEKLLRACRCCLYTTAGPISGRLFISTEKLAFCSDRPIAKVSSPTGEPLRFHYKIVIPIRKVEKMEKSENMKKASEKYIQVVTADEFEFWFMGFVNYNKNFKCLQQAAVSSQCLIC; encoded by the exons ATGAATGCATCCGAGGCGTTTAATTCAAGGGGTATGAAGAGTATGTTGGGAGATAATCTCCTTAGAAACGGCATGTTGTCAAAATTAAGTTATGATCAAACTAGAAAAACATCTACCATCAAACTATTGCCTGCACCTTCTTCGTCTACGGCCCAAGTTGATGGATCCTCGTCGTTGATCActaccaaacaacgtaaaatagAATCAGTTTTTGCGACAATGAACAAGCTTG TGAAAGGAAAATTGAGCTTAGTAGGAAGGTTTGAGAAAGTGTTTCGACGAATATTTAGTGTTCGTGAAGGAGAGAAGTTGTTGAGGGCTTGTCGTTGCTGCTTGTACACCACGGCTGGTCCGATTTCAGGCCGTCTCTTTATTTCAACGGAGAAACTTGCCTTCTGTAGCGACAGGCCTATCGCAAAAGTATCCTCCCCCACCGGAGAACCTCTTAGGTTTCATTACAAG ATTGTGATACCAATAAGGAAGGTAGAGAAAATGGAAAAAAGCGAGAACATGAAAAAGGCGTCAGAGAAGTATATACAAGTAGTGACAGCGGATGAATTCGAGTTTTGGTTCATGGGATTTGTTAATTAcaacaaaaatttcaaatgCTTACAGCAAGCTGCAGTGTCCTCTCAATGCTTGATTTGCTAG